The proteins below come from a single Haemorhous mexicanus isolate bHaeMex1 chromosome 18, bHaeMex1.pri, whole genome shotgun sequence genomic window:
- the SERINC3 gene encoding serine incorporator 3, with protein MGAVLGVCSLASWIPCLCSGASCLLCRCCPNSKNSTVTRLIYAFLLLLSTALACIMLAPGMEEQLKKIPGFCDDGLHTQIPHLEGFVSCDVFVGYRAVYRVSFAMAVFFFLLSLLMIEVKTSNDPRASIHNGFWFFKIAAIVAIMVGAFYIPEGPFTRAWFWIGVSGAFCFILIQLVLLVDFAHSWNESWVEKMEEGNSKCWYAALLSCTSLFYALSLIFVILFYVFYTKPDDCTENKFFISFNMILCITVSIVSILPKVQEHQPRSGLLQSSVITLYTMYLTWAAMSNEPERTCNPSLLNIITQIAAPTAVPANATVPPATPAPPKSLQWWDAQSVVGLVIFVLCLLYSSIRSSSNSQVNKLTLSGSDTAILEDTVGTGSGTAEEGEVRRVTDNEKDGVQYSYTFFHFMLFLASLYIMMTLTNWYSPDADFKTMTSKWPAVWVKITSSWVCLLLYLWTLVAPLVLTNRDFN; from the exons ATGGGGGCCGTGCTCGGGGTCTGCTCGCTGGCCAGCTGG ATTCCCTGTCTGTGCAGCGGTGCCTCGTGTTTGCTGTGCCGATGTTGTCCCAACAGCAAGAATTCGACAGTGACACGACTTATCtatgccttcctcctcctcctcagtacTGCACTTGCCTGCATTATGCTGGCACCAGGCATGGaagagcagctgaaaaag ATACCTGGATTTTGTGACGACGGGCTTCACACTCAGATCCCCCACTTGGAGGGCTTTGTCAGCTGTGATGTGTTTGTGGGGTACAGAGCTGTCTATCGTGTCAGCTTTGCCATGGCCGtgttcttcttcctcctctccctgctcatgATAGAAGTGAAAACAAGTAATGACCCGAGAGCTTCCATACACAATGG GTTCTGGTTCTTCAAAATAGCTGCCATTGTGGCTATCATGGTTGGAGCATTTTATATCCCTGAAGGGCCTTTCACAAGAG CTTGGTTTTGGATTGGTGTTTCTGGAGCCTTCTGCTTCATTCTTATCCAGTTGGTTCTACTTGTGGATTTTGCTCACTCTTGGAATGAGAGCTGGGTTGAGAAAATGGAAGAGGGGAATTCCAAATGCTGGTATGCAG ctctgtTGTCCTGTACAAGCTTGTTCTATGCCTTGTCCCTGATTTTTGTCATTCTCTTCTACGTTTTCTACACGAAGCCTGATGACTGCACTGAGAACAAGTTCTTCATAAGCTTTAACATGATCCTGTGCATTACTGTCTCCATTGTTTCTATCCTTCCAAAAGTTCAG GAACATCAGCCTCGCTCTGGCCTCCTCCAGTCCTCTGTCATCACACTCTACACCATGTACCTCACTTGGGCAGCCATGTCCAATGAGCCTG AAAGAACCTGTAACCCAAGTCTGCTGAACATCATCACCCAGATAGCTGCACCCACAGCTGTTCCAGCCAATGCCACTGTCCCACCTGCCACTCCTGCTCCACCCAAGTCCCTGCAGTGGTGGGATGCCCAGAGTGTTGTTGGACTGGTTATCTTTGTCCTTTGCCTCTTGTATTCCAG CATCCGCTCCTCAAGTAACAGCCAGGTGAACAAGCTGACCCTGTctggcagtgacactgccatCCTGgaggacactgtggggacaggcagTGGCACAGCCGAGGAGGGCGAGGTGCGCCGTGTCACGGACAACGAGAAGGATGGCGTCCAGTACAGCTACACCTTCTTCCACTTCATGCTCTTCCTCGCCTCCCTGTACATCATGATGACACTCACCAACTGGTACAG CCCTGATGCAGATTTCAAAACCATGACAAGTAAATGGCCAGCCGTGTGGGTGAAGATTACCTCCAGCTGGGTTTGTCTGCTTCTCTATCTTTGGACCTTAGTGGCTCCTCTTGTCCTTACTAATAGAGACTTCAATTAA